The genomic DNA TGTCTTGGAAAAAATGAAAAAAGTTGATATGTCATACAAACCAAAACACATTTTCTCTGACCTAAGTTCCAAAATGTTTACATGGAACAATAATGAATATGTTGAATCAGATGAATATAGAGAAGAAGTATTAACAGAACGTTTTTTATTAGAGGATATATTAGAAATATTAAACACTATTTCATTAAAACATAAAGTTGAATTTATTCCACAAAGAATATTTAGAGAAAACGAAACCCTGTACAATTTTTACTTCTATTCTACAGGTAATACAGAATTGGACGTGAAAATCTTAAAGAATCTCATAGATTATTCTAAAACAAAAAATTATATGCCCAAATTTAATCGTTGTAACCCGTTAGCCGGGGATCCTGAGAATGCCTATGATGTGGATTTTACTCCTAAAAATGCCGGCAAGTTATATGCGACAAAGTTTTTAATGAAAAAATATAACATTTCAAAAAAGTCAATTATTGGATTTGGTGATAGTGGCAATGATGAAGAGTTTCTTAGCTACTTAAAGCATGCGTTTATTATGTCTAACAGCAAGGATGAAGAAATAAAGAAAAAGTTTCCAAATACAAAATATCCTTATTACAAAGGGATATATAAACATGTCAGTGAATTCATAGGAGGGAAATATGATTAAATACGGAATTATTGGCACGGGGGGTATTGCGAAAGTACACGCTGAAATTATAAATAACCTCTCAGGTGTATGCCTTTATGGAGCTCACGATATAGTTGATTCAAACTTAGAAAAATTCTGCTTAGATTTTAATACAACTGCTTATAGGGACATCCACGATATGTTATCAAAAGTAGATACTGTTATAATATGTTCCCCTAATTTTTGTCATGTAGATCACATAGTTAAATCGTTAGATTATAGCTGTGATGTATTATGTGAAAAACCCTTAACAGTTAACCTTACTGAATCAAATATAATTAGATCTTACAACAACAAGACAAATAATATAAAAAGTATAAATCTAAACTATAGAAATCTGGCGGTTATTAAAAAAATTATCACATTAATAGAAAATGATAAAATTGGTGAAATAATATCTATTCATATGTCATTTTTAAAAAATAGTGCTTATCGAAGAAAAAACTTTACTTGGAGAGATGATGGTACTTCAAAATTAAGTAGTGGGGCTTTAGGTGATTTAGGGGTACATCTTCTTGACTTGGCTACTTATATTACAAATAGTCAAGTGAAGGTAGAAACAATTAAAACTAAAATGATGACCAAAGTAAAACATAAAAGCAATAACCTGGTTCAAGTTGATGACCATTCAGAGACGTTCTTTATAACTAATCACGGTCAACACATTCATATAGAGACTTCAAAAGCATGTGAAAAGGAATTATGCGGATTCCATATTAATATATCAGGATATAATGGCGAAATAAAGTTTTCATCTAAAAAGGGCGGGGTAATTATTGTAAGCAATAATAATGTTCAAGAAATCATTCCATTAGAAGATAGGATATACATTGACCCTGAAAATGAGTTTTACGGGTGGAAAGATAGTTTTTACTACACACATTTAAATCTATTAGAAGCTATCAAGAATAAAAAAGAAACTTCTATTTCAACTTTCGAGGATGGTTTGAGAGCACAAGAAGTTTTAGAACATTGTATTAATAGTCATAAACAAAAGCAATACATTAAACAAAAATGACTAAAAATCACATCCTCTATTTTTCTTTAATGTATTTTCTTATTGGCTTGATACACACTTTTGTCGGTTCATTTAATCAATACTTAAAAATAGAATTTAATATGAATCAATCAGATGTGTCAAATTTAATAAGTATTCAGTTCACGACATTTATGATCGGAGTATTTTACTCTATTTTATCATTTAGTAAAAGTATAAAAAATACGCTTAAAGTAATTCATTTGTTAATTTTAATAATCGTTACTGCCTTTGTTTTTTTCGAAAATTTCTTACTTCTTTACTTTCTCATAGCTATACTTGGATTTTGTGCTGGTTTAATAGAATCATCTATAGCATCATATATATTTAACAATAAATTCAATTCTGCTAAAGTCTTTGGATATATTGAATCATTCTTTGCTATAGGGGCACTATTGCTTCCTATTATTGTATGGTTGTTCGAGTCATACTCAAATACAAAATTCTCAGTTCTCTTTATACTTATAGTAAATATTTTTTCGCTTTGGATAGTAAGTTCACTGACATTCGAAATAGATAATAAGAAGAAAAGTAACCTCACTAATGTCTTTACTAATAAAAAGTTTATGATAATTATAATTATCTTGATATGGTGCTTCTTTTATATTAGTATAGAAACTAATTTTTCAAATTTACTGCCATATATGAATTTAGTTTCTGATAATTTAAGTTATATCACTGTCAGTATATTTTGGTTTGGAATAATTATAGGGAGATTACTGTATGCTATTATATTGTCAAAAATAAAAATAAGATTAGAGAGTCTACTATTATTATATACAATCATCTCACTACTTTTATACATTATATTAATATATTCAGATACAGCAGATTTGTTTAAGTTAATATTATTATTTTTACTAACATTATTCTTTGCACCAATGTTCCCGTTAGGCGCTAGTATAATCAATAGATTTAGTAGTAATAAAAATTTGTTAACTAGTATTTTCATTGCTGTAGCCGGTATTGGAGGAGCAATTGGTGCTACAATTATTAGAACAGCTTTAACTTTAAATATCCCTGCACATGTAACTATTTTGTCGATATTATTAATTTGTTTATTCTTAAGTATTATTATAACAAAAATTACTAGAATTAATGTTTAATATATAGCAATAATGTTATATAATACTTCTGGATTTATGTCAAGAATACGGACACAAAAAAAAGAGAATTCTACCGCGCTTCGCTTGCTAGCCTAGCCCATCATGTACTTTTAAAAATCAAAAAGTACATTCTGAGCTAGGTTATTTTGTTGCGTATTTCTTCTTAAATGCAATGGGACTCATATAATTTAACGTTGAATGTGCGATTTTAGAATTGTAAAAAGTAAGGATATATTCCACAATGCTAAACATCGCTTCATTCCTAGTTTTATAGTTCTGATGATGTATCAATTCCTTTTTTGATGATACTATGAAAAAGATTCTATACATGCGTTGTCGTAACAGTTTCCTTTACGACTCATACTGCTCTAAATCCCTTTTTCACGTAGTAAATTTTGATACTCTATTGAGGCATATCGATATCAAAAGTCGATTCTTAAAGAACGAAATAGTTATTCTAAAACGGATCATGATGCCACGTTTATGAGAATGAAAGACGATCAAAGGTGACATATTCAACACACAAAACTGGCCATATGCGGAAATTAACGATGAGTTTATTTGTCCCAATCATAAACGTCTAGGATTTAAAAGGTATGCTTATCGACATGACCGTTATGGATTTAAAAGAGATTTTAAATTATATGAATGTGATGACTGTTCAGCTTGTCCACTTCGAAATCAGTGTATGAAATCTAATTCAAAAGTAAATAAAAAAATCATGAGAAATTATACTTAATACTTTAACCCCGTCACCCTCGATGTATCACTCTTATTCAGACTTATTATCGAAATTACGTCCCTCGAGTCCTGCAAGTTCTTCTTTCGTTGCTGCTGGTGCTTTCATTTCAAAAATTTGATCGACAACTGTGTAATCATAGTAACCTAGACGCGCAATAGGACGGATAGACTTAATATCTAACTTTCCATTATCCATAATGACATTATCATCAATATGTACTTGCGCTACACGACCAATAACAATATCTACCGCCGAAACAGGGTCGCCAGTTGGAATGCGAATTGTTTGGACATACTCACATTCAAAATGCACGGGTGACTCTTTGACACGGTAACCCGGCGCTTCGATACATGCTTCTTTTGTCACACCTGCAAATTCAAAACTCATCTTCCTCGGGTGGTAACGCTTTAGACGACAAGTTTACAGCTTCTCGCAATTCATATGTTGCCATGTTCCACACAAACCAACCTGTCTCTTCAGCGTTTTTCACCGTATCTTTACGCTCATGATTTCCTAATACTGATTGATTCGCCGCAAACATCACCATTGGTGGATCCCACGTTAAATTTTGGTACTGGCTATAAGGCGCTAAATTGTCTTTCCCATCTTTTGAAACCGTTGAAATACAACCAATCGGACGTGGTACCGTACTACTTTTAAATGGATCATGAGGTAAACCATGACTTCTAATCCCTTGTTTTGGTGAATACTCCATAACATTTCCTCCTTGATAGATGACTTTGCTTTAATCTAACAAATCGTGTAATCAGTTTCTAATACATAAATTCTATTAAATTATAAGGAAATTCTATTAATCGAGTGTGTCATGCGGATGAGACATCGCTGCACTTAATCTAAAAAAGAATTTAAAGCTGAAAGCAAGCCATGCAAATTCCTCTCAACGTATTAACATTTTCAAAAAAAGCTAGTTCCACATCACTTCTGTAGAAACTAGCTTTTCCCTCAATTTCAAATCATCGATCTATTTTTGATGATACTATTCTAAATTAGCATGGTTATTTTGCATGGTTGTCTCGTTTATATCTAATGCGGACATTAAATCTAATACGACACCATCTAACATCAACTGTGCACTTTGCTCGAATAAACTGCCGAGCGGTTGAGCAGAGCCTTCAGATTGATGTTTCGTACCTGCAGGAAGGACAAGCGTCACTTCTGCACGTTCACCTATCTTAGAATCAGCTTTTGTTGTTACTAAAGCAATTGTTGCACCTACTTCATGCGCTTTGTCGGCTAATAATTTTAAATGTGTCGTCGAACCTGAACCTGAAATGACAACGAGCAAATCCCCTTTTTGAATAGAGGGTGTTGTCGTTTCGCCGACGACATGCGCCTTTTGGCCAAGTTGGTTCAAACGCATCGCAAAACCATTTGCGACAAAACCCGAACGTCCTTTACCTGTCACAAACACCGCTTCTGCATTTAACACAGCTTGTTCAAATTGTCGGATGGCTTCTTCATCGACTTGAGACAACGTCTGTTCAAGCTCACGATGAATGAGTTCAAATTGCTGTTGAATAGCCATTTTATTTACCTTCAATCGCTTCACGAATTTGTTTTGCTGCTTCACGTGGATCGTCAGCATTTGCGATACCGCCACCTACGATAATTAAGTCTGGTGATTCTGCAGCCACTTCTTTAACAGTTTCAGGTTTAATACCACCTGCAACTGCAACTTTTGCATTTTTAATGACAGATTTAACTTTCTTCAAGCTTTCTAGTGGTGATTGACCTTGTGCTTGTAAGTCATAACCTGTATGAACGGCAATATAGTCCGCACCAAGCGCATCAATTTCTTTTGCACGTTTTTCTAAATCTTGTACTGCAATTAAGTCTACCAACAATTGTTTACCATGTTTGTGTGCTTCTTCTACAGCATTTTTAATAGATGCGTCTTCTGCCACACCTAAAATTGTAACAACATCCGCACCAAATTTAACAGCTTGACTCACTTCATAGTCAGCTGCATCCATAATTTTCAAGTCTGCTAAAACTTTGACATCTTCATCTTTTACATTTTCTTTTAAATGTTGAACGGCAGGTAAGCCCTCATTAATTACGATAGGTGTTCCGATTTCTACAATATCTACATAATCAGTTACCTTTTTAGCAAGTTCTGCTGCCTCTTCTTTATTTAGTAAGTCTATAGCTAATTGTAATTCCATGATTTCATCAATCCTCCGTCTAATTTGTAACTCTCATGATAACATATTTACCCAACATATAAGAGATTAAACAAATCGGATATCGAGGAGATACTGGAAAGCCTTATCGATTAAGGCATCGCAGCATCATCCACAAACACTTCGACATGTGGATGACGGTATAATATTGACGCCGGTACTTCAGTTGTAATGGTTTTTGTCATTAATTGACGCATTGCCTCTCTTTTTTGCTCACCAAAGGCAAGCAAAATAATACGTTTTGCTTTCATAATTGAATGCAATCCCATTGAAATCGCCTGTTTAGGCACATCATCAATCGTTTCAAAATAACGGCTATTCGCTTGAATTGTACTTTCAGTCAAGTTGACACAATGCGTTAGGCTATCAAAAGAGGTACCTGGTTCATTAAAGCCGATATGCCCATTTTGACCGATACCTAATATTTGAATGTCCACTGCGCCACCTGTTTCTAATAACGCTTCATAACGTTTTGCTTCTGCTTGGATATCCTGTGCAATCCCATTTGGGAGATGGATACGCTCTGGATCAAAATGTGGGTAAGCGCTAAAAAGTACTTTTTGCATATATTGATAATAACTTTCTTCATGATTTGCAGCTAAGCCAACATATTCATCTAAATTAAAAGTTTCAATATGTGAAACGTCTAATTGATTTTTTTGTAGTAGCTCGACTAAATATTCATACACTTTTACCATTGTACCGCCTGTCGCCAATCCTAAGAGACTCTCTTTTTGATATAACATTTGCTTGTAAAGTTCACACGCTACATGGAATGAGGCATGTGCTTCTGTCCCTAAATTGATAATTTTCATCTTCGCATCCTACTCCTCAATCATTTTTACAAATCGTCTTGTAATGTCTCGAGGTCTTGTAATTGCACCGCCTACTACTGCAGCATATACCCCTTTTTCAAATACCGTTTTCAACATTTCCGGTGTGATCACATTACCTTCAGCTATCACTTTCTGTTGTACAACTGACAAAACATCTGTTAAAAATTTAAAGTCTTGATCATACAAGACTTGTCCTTGTGTTTCTTCTGTATAGCCTCTCAAAGTAGTTCCTATATAATCAAAGCCTAGACGATCCGCATTTTTAGCCTCTTCAATCGTCGCAATATCTGCCATAATTTCAACCTGTGGCGCTTTTTCTCTTATATATGTCACTAGTGTTTCTAAATCTTGCTCTGGACGTTCTCGCAATGTGGCATCTAATGCTATCACTTCACAACTACTCTCAATTAATTCATCCACTTCTTTTTGGGTCGCAGTGATAAAAACAGAGGAATTAGGATAGTCGCGTTTTACAATGCCTATAATAGGCAAGTCTACTTCTTTTTGAATTGCCATAATATCTGCTTTTGTATTTGCTCTTATCCCTACCGCGCCGCCTTCTTTGGCTGCTAAAGCCATTTTGCTCATAATCCAAGATGAATGCAACGGTTCATCTGGTAATGCTTGACACGATACGACCAAGCCTTGAGGTATTTTCATATCATTCCACATTCCTTTCGTTGTCTGTTCCTTTGTATTAGCCTGTATGGCATAGGTTTACGCTTCGATTCAGCTATTTTTATCCGTCATATGACTACTTTTCATTTTATTAAAGTAGATCTATTCATTGTCTACGCCATATCTCTTTAAAAATCTGTCTATATTTATGATTTCAATGATGCTTCATTCAATTTAAATCGTTCTGCGCAACATCTTTCGCAGTTGAAAACGTACGTCTAAAAAATATTTCATTTTTAAAGTACAGTACAAGGTGCATAACTATACGCTTATGCTTTGTGTTTCAATGCATCATCTGTCCACTTTCAATATATCATTTTGAAAATATCCGTCAATAAAATACATTGTTTTGAAAAATCTTTTCAAATACAATGAGATTAAAGGAGAATTGCTATGAAAATTGAAAATCGTATTCAACAATATCAACATCTTTTCACAAAAGTGGATCGACAAATTGCAAATTATATTTTAAATATTGATTATCAAATGGATATTGGTGCCATAAATAATTTAGCTGATGTGATTGGAGTCTCGCCTTCAAGTGTGACACGCTTTGCTTATAAACTACAATATGATAGTTTTCAATCTTTTCGATTCGCTATTCAACATGAATTGCAAGTGAAGCCGATTCATAATAGTCCGTCTATACAAATTTTGCACCAACACTATCGTTCAATTATGGATCATACTGGAGAATTTTTAGTTGAGTCAGATTTGCTCTACCTCGTAAATACGATTAAAAATAGTGAAAAAACAATTTTTATCGGTATTGGTAGTTCTGGACTGAGCGCGCAAGAACTTTATTTTCGTACTGCTCGTATGGGGTTTAATACGCTTGCGATTACTGATGCCCATTTAATGACTGTCGTCGGGCATATGTGCAATAACAAAACAACCATTGTTGCTTTTACCAATAGTGGTGCGACGCAAGAAATTATTGATAGCATTTATCATGGATACCAAAATGGAGCGACGATTATTGCTATTTCTCATTTGCGCACTCCTGCACTTGAAAGTTATTGTGACCGTATCATTATCACTGCCGATCGTAGTCGTACGCATGATGCGTATTTTATTAATTCACAATTAGCCAATCACTTTATTATTGACCTACTCAGCTATCATCTTTTACAAGATCAAGAGCGTCTTGACTATTTTACAGAAAGTTATCAACAGCTCGTGATGAGAAGACAACCCACACCTCAATTAAGTAAATATTTGCTTTTATTTGAGGATTAAAATGAGCAGAGCTATATTAATTTTCTTTCTTTTTTAGTAAAATGGACAGATAACCATAATCAGGAAGGCAGTGAATTTTTTGCAACCGATTACAGAAACGACTGTTCAAAAATTATTTGATCACTATGCCAATGAACCTGTCTATATCCACGTTGAGACAACAAATGGCGCTTATGCGAACCATTTTGATCAGCGTGTATTCAACGCAGGCACATTTTTAAGAAATATACAGCTGACTTATCAGCACGCCCAACTTAAAGGGGGCGGCAAGGATCCTTATCGCGTAGGTTTAAAGCTCGACAACAGCGGTTGGGTTTACGTTCAAGGCTTAACACACTACGAAGTGAACGATGATGAGGAGTTCTTATTAGCAGGATTTAATTATGAAGGTCAACTTGCGGCAGCACTTGAAATTAGTCGCAAACCTTTTAAGGCGTAGAAAGGAGTACGAATACAAATGACGATTGAAAAACATATTCTTGTCATCTTTCCTCATCCTGACGATGAGACATTCTCCTCAGCTGGTACACTTGCACGTTATATCAACGACGGTGTGCCAGTTACTTATGCTTGTCTGACACTTGGTCAAATGGCACGTAATTTAGGAAATCCCCCTATCGCGACACGCGAATCACTGCCTGATATTCGTGAACGCGAACTTGAAGATGCTGCAAAGGCAATCGGGATTACAGATTTACGTAAAATGGGACTACGCGACAAAACGGTTGAATTTGAACCCCATGAAGAAATGGATGCAATGGTTCAAAAATTAATCGATGAGACGCAACCTACAACCATTATTTCTTTCTATCCTGGGCATGCGGTTCACCCAGACCATGAAGCGACTGCTGAAGCTGTTGTAAGAACAGTAGGTCGAATGGAAGAAAGTCGTCGTCCAAGACTACAACTTGTAGCATTTAGTAACGACGCCATCGACGTGCTCGGTGAACCTGATATCATCAATGACATTTCAGACTATAGAGACCAAAAATTTGCTGCTTTTGAGGCGCATCGTTCACAAACAGGTCCGTTTTTAGAACAACTTGCGAATCCTCAAGGACAAGCATCGGGTGTACCTAAAGATGCAGCAGCTTATTTAACAACAGAAACATTTTGGACTTATCAATTTAAATAAATGGTATGACATTCGTATTACTGTGAAAATTTAGTGGAGGAAGATACATGACTGAATTTGATTTATCAACGCGTGAAGGTCGTTGGAGACATTTCGGTTCGGTTGATCCCGTTAACGGAAGTAAGCCGACAACAAAATCTGAAATGCCCGACCTTCAAAGTACGCATAAAAATTTCTTATTTGAA from Staphylococcus schleiferi includes the following:
- a CDS encoding N-acetylmannosamine-6-phosphate 2-epimerase, whose amino-acid sequence is MKIPQGLVVSCQALPDEPLHSSWIMSKMALAAKEGGAVGIRANTKADIMAIQKEVDLPIIGIVKRDYPNSSVFITATQKEVDELIESSCEVIALDATLRERPEQDLETLVTYIREKAPQVEIMADIATIEEAKNADRLGFDYIGTTLRGYTEETQGQVLYDQDFKFLTDVLSVVQQKVIAEGNVITPEMLKTVFEKGVYAAVVGGAITRPRDITRRFVKMIEE
- the nagB gene encoding glucosamine-6-phosphate deaminase, with product MKIINLGTEAHASFHVACELYKQMLYQKESLLGLATGGTMVKVYEYLVELLQKNQLDVSHIETFNLDEYVGLAANHEESYYQYMQKVLFSAYPHFDPERIHLPNGIAQDIQAEAKRYEALLETGGAVDIQILGIGQNGHIGFNEPGTSFDSLTHCVNLTESTIQANSRYFETIDDVPKQAISMGLHSIMKAKRIILLAFGEQKREAMRQLMTKTITTEVPASILYRHPHVEVFVDDAAMP
- a CDS encoding MFS transporter — translated: MYFLIGLIHTFVGSFNQYLKIEFNMNQSDVSNLISIQFTTFMIGVFYSILSFSKSIKNTLKVIHLLILIIVTAFVFFENFLLLYFLIAILGFCAGLIESSIASYIFNNKFNSAKVFGYIESFFAIGALLLPIIVWLFESYSNTKFSVLFILIVNIFSLWIVSSLTFEIDNKKKSNLTNVFTNKKFMIIIIILIWCFFYISIETNFSNLLPYMNLVSDNLSYITVSIFWFGIIIGRLLYAIILSKIKIRLESLLLLYTIISLLLYIILIYSDTADLFKLILLFLLTLFFAPMFPLGASIINRFSSNKNLLTSIFIAVAGIGGAIGATIIRTALTLNIPAHVTILSILLICLFLSIIITKITRINV
- the hxlB gene encoding 6-phospho-3-hexuloisomerase, which produces MAIQQQFELIHRELEQTLSQVDEEAIRQFEQAVLNAEAVFVTGKGRSGFVANGFAMRLNQLGQKAHVVGETTTPSIQKGDLLVVISGSGSTTHLKLLADKAHEVGATIALVTTKADSKIGERAEVTLVLPAGTKHQSEGSAQPLGSLFEQSAQLMLDGVVLDLMSALDINETTMQNNHANLE
- a CDS encoding Gfo/Idh/MocA family protein; its protein translation is MIKYGIIGTGGIAKVHAEIINNLSGVCLYGAHDIVDSNLEKFCLDFNTTAYRDIHDMLSKVDTVIICSPNFCHVDHIVKSLDYSCDVLCEKPLTVNLTESNIIRSYNNKTNNIKSINLNYRNLAVIKKIITLIENDKIGEIISIHMSFLKNSAYRRKNFTWRDDGTSKLSSGALGDLGVHLLDLATYITNSQVKVETIKTKMMTKVKHKSNNLVQVDDHSETFFITNHGQHIHIETSKACEKELCGFHINISGYNGEIKFSSKKGGVIIVSNNNVQEIIPLEDRIYIDPENEFYGWKDSFYYTHLNLLEAIKNKKETSISTFEDGLRAQEVLEHCINSHKQKQYIKQK
- the hxlA gene encoding 3-hexulose-6-phosphate synthase, whose translation is MELQLAIDLLNKEEAAELAKKVTDYVDIVEIGTPIVINEGLPAVQHLKENVKDEDVKVLADLKIMDAADYEVSQAVKFGADVVTILGVAEDASIKNAVEEAHKHGKQLLVDLIAVQDLEKRAKEIDALGADYIAVHTGYDLQAQGQSPLESLKKVKSVIKNAKVAVAGGIKPETVKEVAAESPDLIIVGGGIANADDPREAAKQIREAIEGK
- the bshB2 gene encoding bacillithiol biosynthesis deacetylase BshB2, with translation MTIEKHILVIFPHPDDETFSSAGTLARYINDGVPVTYACLTLGQMARNLGNPPIATRESLPDIRERELEDAAKAIGITDLRKMGLRDKTVEFEPHEEMDAMVQKLIDETQPTTIISFYPGHAVHPDHEATAEAVVRTVGRMEESRRPRLQLVAFSNDAIDVLGEPDIINDISDYRDQKFAAFEAHRSQTGPFLEQLANPQGQASGVPKDAAAYLTTETFWTYQFK
- a CDS encoding MurR/RpiR family transcriptional regulator produces the protein MKIENRIQQYQHLFTKVDRQIANYILNIDYQMDIGAINNLADVIGVSPSSVTRFAYKLQYDSFQSFRFAIQHELQVKPIHNSPSIQILHQHYRSIMDHTGEFLVESDLLYLVNTIKNSEKTIFIGIGSSGLSAQELYFRTARMGFNTLAITDAHLMTVVGHMCNNKTTIVAFTNSGATQEIIDSIYHGYQNGATIIAISHLRTPALESYCDRIIITADRSRTHDAYFINSQLANHFIIDLLSYHLLQDQERLDYFTESYQQLVMRRQPTPQLSKYLLLFED
- a CDS encoding HAD-IIB family hydrolase, which codes for MSQSLILLDFDETYYKHNTNNNDLYYLKEMEALLEKISNKNSVITAILTGSTINSVLEKMKKVDMSYKPKHIFSDLSSKMFTWNNNEYVESDEYREEVLTERFLLEDILEILNTISLKHKVEFIPQRIFRENETLYNFYFYSTGNTELDVKILKNLIDYSKTKNYMPKFNRCNPLAGDPENAYDVDFTPKNAGKLYATKFLMKKYNISKKSIIGFGDSGNDEEFLSYLKHAFIMSNSKDEEIKKKFPNTKYPYYKGIYKHVSEFIGGKYD
- a CDS encoding YojF family protein gives rise to the protein MQPITETTVQKLFDHYANEPVYIHVETTNGAYANHFDQRVFNAGTFLRNIQLTYQHAQLKGGGKDPYRVGLKLDNSGWVYVQGLTHYEVNDDEEFLLAGFNYEGQLAAALEISRKPFKA